TGTGTTGTcgattaataatttaaatttatggctttatgaattatattaaaaaaataaattagtaATTTCAAGATCAATTTATTGATTTGATTGAAACGGATTTAACCatctatttatttaaaccATTGTTTCTTATagaatgtttttatttatataattctatatataataagagAAATTTGAAGTAAAATCGATTGATCTAGGCGCAATAGAAGACATTtacattaaatattttgttagTCTGCTCTTTCTATATATTCAGCATTGcataagttttttatattagtttctaataataatttcttttttttaattttttataaaaaacatgaattattaattaccCCATGTTATTTATGTTCTTATATTcaattacaatattttgttctgattacatttttatttatccAATAAATGACACAGAAATAAGTTTTTACGTTTCTTTGAACAATCTAGATAACGAACTACAATTATCATTATTAATTCATGAGCTTAGTATACTTGATACTTTAAAAAGTTGTGTAAATCGTTATATTGGGGAATGGTTTGAAGTTGGAATTAATAATCCCCCGCATTATTTTAAACCCGTAGATATATCAGTATATCAAGAAATTGAAGATTTACTTCAATCAGTTCAATTCAATACCATGGAAGAATTAGTTACAGCCgaatcattttttagaaacgaatatatattaaaaacgaCATTTACTCCAAGAAAATTCAAGTCATATTACATTGAAAGATTGCAAGTTAAAAAAGGCAACCcggaatttatttttaaaaaaagcgaggaaagtatttttgatgataaaaaaaatataaaaaaataaaatggaaaatTCGCAAACTTGAACACACGGGCGAAGAGGTTGAAAATGACACAAAGTTATATGAAAAAgttcaattttttgatgaagatttttatcACACAGAAGATAAAACACCTCTGAAATTCAAGACAACCAAAGAAGctgaaaaaattgaaaaaatatatgatgaTTACTGTAAAAAGGGGCTTAAATTGGGAATAAACAGAGACAATATACCCAAAACAATTAATACTTTATTAGTTGAAgatgtaaaaaaacaaaatgaaCTCAAAAAACCAGATGAAAAAGTATTACAAGGCTACACTCCCAAcagtaaaattaatatcgataattatattttccaaCCCAATAACAAGGATGGCCTCAATGCTAAAGTTACAGAACAAGATATAAACTCCAATCTTgataatgaaaataaactacataacaataaaaacgaatatttaaataaagtttaaaaaaaatgatttctAAGCATCCTAATGCCGGGGATAAAGATGGAATTCTGCCTATAATTGTTTTGTTGATGATCTTGGTGATTGTTATCTTCATTTTATATCTAGCCTTCAAgtaataaacatttattttatcttctaatgaaattttgttttttataaagtcATATGTGcatttatttgtataaattttttcggAGGATCcgtatttttatttttttttgttttaaattattctaattttttttctttgcaaAAAAGAGGTGGTAAGAAACCTAACATAGAGATCAGAGGGATTGTGTGCGATTCTTATCCAATGGGTACTGTGAGATTCTAACTCGCCAAAACCACCTCCATATAACTTGTCGGTGCAACAAGATTTTCCGAATTCATTGAATTTTGGCACTGGAAACCCTTTTCCATTATACCTTAAAACACGGTAAAGTCCCCTCCTAGCGAATATTCGAATGGGAAAGGTTGTCTATGACCCGGGGAGAGACATCGACGTAGAAACTAAAGGTACCCACAATCGTCCGTATCGCTGCACGCCTCATTACACCGACACATTGCGTTCCGGCATAAATATTCGACTGCGTTGACTACTATTTTAGCACTAGTTTCCACCACCGTGTTACATAATCTACTATTAAAGATCCCTGAGACCTTTTTTGTTCTATTTCTTCATGTTTCTTAATTAGCTCTAGGATACAACTCTAGAGTGCACCAGCAATATCTCAACTAGGTCGTATCCAGCTATAAtattagtaaaatattagtttAACCACAAGAAAGATACTGTTTTGGCCTTAAGAAGCGCTTCTACACTAGATGCCAATCTCCTTGTGGCTATACATAAacaagtttcattgaatCAACTTAATGATTTTGTGGACATTTTCTTCATCTGAGTTGTTCCAACTGCATTCTAGAAAGTAGAAGCATTTTTGCGCCCTTGGAATTTGAAACCACCATTGCTCAATGAAAGAATCGCCTACGACCACTGGGTTAAAGGGTTCctctattttatttatcaagGACAGagatatgataaaaaaatcccGAAGAAGAAGTGTCTGAACTGTAAATGCACTGGTTGAGAAGGTAATCGCTAAAGAGATAATGTGTGTATATGGAATTGTAGTAAAATTATGGAACTTCTAGGCATGGATATGCActgtatttaaaatctgTAAAGACCATGATCCTATAAGAGCCGCTAAAATACAAATGCGAagaatttgtttttgtagaaaatataaaaaagtaaattttaatttaataactTAAGCATATTCTATTGAAACCTTTTCTATATAGCATTCAgatgtcaaaaatatcaCAATAAATTGAAACACTTGACATAGGTTTTATGATCTAAATAATAGATGAACTTATGGTTTATTCTAAGAATacgttttttaaatattgttaTGATACTTTTTGCCACTTCTAAACAATTAAAGAAGAACTAGTTGACATTTAACaatttatttagaatttGAAATTGTGATTTGTATCGTTAATTATACATCTAAATATGAAAAGGTCCTTACTTATACtataaaattctatattttttatattacattaagtaaaactaaatttttttttcagttTATTATCTAATACAATGCTATTTCTACCTTCATTTTGATCATcatatacataaaaatcttaattTGATTATGACCATTTTTGGTGATATTGAAATCTAATAACAATGTGGttagtaatttttcatcaaaattaatgaaaaatatgaacTTAAtgcttctttttataattgtaaGAAGTTATACTATATGTTAAAACTTTATCAatgttattttaataaaacttagtttcaaaatattgtcttggttgttttttaaattttatctaaccccttcataaaaaattgtaaatacaaaagaacaatctaaaatattaacaaagtgttacaaattaaatttataaatatttatgaatTACATTATTAAGTTTTATATCCgttttaaatcattttacTTTATGTATATCTAAAAgcatgttttttatttaaaatcataattGCTCCTTTAGATTCTACCTCCAAAACGGAAAcctaaaactatttaagaTGATACATAATATCAGGctaatatataaatcaattttttataagaggAGTATACGCTAGTACAAATAAATGTTAACcacaattttttgtaaagcTAATCAATATAGACATAATGGGTAtttctttgaaaaaatatgttttctCTTCAGATATTAACTTCTAAATTAAAACTAATTAGCTTTTAAAAACCATATCATATACTATTAATCGTTTATACATATATTTTCGATATAAAAACCAATTACTAATTACcccatgttttttttgttcttttattcaattacaatattttgttctgattacatttttattcattCGATTAGTGATACAGGACTAAGTGTTTACGTATCTTTGAATAGTTTAGACAACGAAATACAATCATCATTATTAATTCATAAGCTAAGCAGATTAGACACTTTAAAAAGTTGGATGAATCGTTATATTTGGAAATGGTTCGATATAGAAATTAGTAATCCTCCATATTACTTTTACCCCGTAGATATTCCAGTATATCGCGAAGTCGCTGATTTACTTGAATCGGTTcgatttaataataacGAAGAGTTGGAATTGgctaaattattttttaataatagatatatattaaaaacaacatTTACTCCAGAAAAAGGCAAGCCATATTACATTGAAAGATTACAAGTTAAAAGAGGACCAGTGCAGTTTATTTTCGTAGGAAGTGACaatagtattttttatgataataaaaaaataaaaaaaattaaatgggAAAATCGCAAGCTTGAACACACTGCTGGAAAAGTTAAAGATAGATCAAAGATATATCAAATAGGCCTATTTAAACATGCTGATTTTTATCGCCCTAGGTACAagaaattgttttttaagcCAACTAAAGAAGCTGTTTCTATTAAATCAATACACAATAAACCCCGTGAAAAAGAGTTGAACTATTCTTTATGCAAAAATAATGTGACTAAAACAAGAGAGATTACACGGAAGAACgtaaaaaatcaagaagaaataaaaaaactgaatgttaaaattgtaaaagagaacaattttaaaaacaaaaaaagtgTTGATTATCACAATAATGAAACCAATGTTGAGACTGAATCAAAGACTACGTTTCTAAAACAATGTTTATATTCAACTGATGGCAATGAATTTAGTtctaataaagaaattagcAATGAGGATATAAAAGACTCGAGTGACgatcaaaataaattaatttctgCACCGCCCAACGCCGGAGATCAAGATGGAAATAAGGCTTTAATCGTCTTGTTAATGATCTTAGGGATTgccatatttattttttatctggCCTTTAAgtaataaacatttttttatattttatcgAATTTACAGCTTTAAAGCTCTAAGatgttctttttaaatgtcTATATATTCTTTCGATTTTTTGCATATTTTTTCACGTTCTAATATTTGGAATGGAACTAGTGACTAACAGTAAAagtttgaaaaatttagaatcAAAAACATCATAAAATAGGAATTGgcacattttttaaaaaatcatatgttcttttttttttgtaatatttataatgatCATTAACCGCTTTAAAAAAGTACAATAAGAATTATCCATATAAATGTGTAAAATTACTTAGATAATATctatcaatttttattctttagGCATctatattgtattttttgatttaaatattatcatgTATGAGTAAAAATGCATTATAATTCCATACTCAATGGCGTGTTGATCATATTTTGTGAGGAACGAAAAACAGTGCTcgaagtattttttaaatgacaTATAGGCCTAATAAACAAGAAAAGGTAAAGTACAAGG
Above is a window of Vairimorpha necatrix chromosome 2, complete sequence DNA encoding:
- a CDS encoding putative SP-containing protein; the protein is MLFMFLYSITIFCSDYIFIYPINDTEISFYVSLNNLDNELQLSLLIHELSILDTLKSCVNRYIGEWFEVGINNPPHYFKPVDISVYQEIEDLLQSVQFNTMEELVTAESFFRNEYILKTTFTPRKFKSYYIERLQVKKGNPEFIFKKSEEKVENDTKLYEKVQFFDEDFYHTEDKTPLKFKTTKEAEKIEKIYDDYCKKGLKLGINRDNIPKTINTLLVEDVKKQNELKKPDEKVLQGYTPNSKINIDNYIFQPNNKDGLNAKVTEQDINSNLDNENKLHNNKNEYLNKV
- a CDS encoding putative SP-containing membrane protein encodes the protein MFFLFFYSITIFCSDYIFIHSISDTGLSVYVSLNSLDNEIQSSLLIHKLSRLDTLKSWMNRYIWKWFDIEISNPPYYFYPVDIPVYREVADLLESVRFNNNEELELAKLFFNNRYILKTTFTPEKGKPYYIERLQVKRGPVQFIFVGSDNSIFYDNKKIKKIKWENRKLEHTAGKVKDRSKIYQIGLFKHADFYRPRYKKLFFKPTKEAVSIKSIHNKPREKELNYSLCKNNVTKTREITRKNVKNQEEIKKLNVKIVKENNFKNKKSVDYHNNETNVETESKTTFLKQCLYSTDGNEFSSNKEISNEDIKDSSDDQNKLISAPPNAGDQDGNKALIVLLMILGIAIFIFYLAFK